The proteins below are encoded in one region of Micromonospora yangpuensis:
- a CDS encoding carbohydrate ABC transporter permease, which translates to MSPTSTVEPPARLDRPPTPPAGPAAGGTVRRRRLGRIALYLPALVLVALVSVVPIGYALQISLYRTRGLRMVEFVGWDNFATVLGPEGWADIGRTFAYVIVSLLLAVPLGLGLAVLLNKPIRYVRVFRVVILLPWVVSQTVAALLWKWLLNGQYGPLQGLFGGSEPLASPTGSMAALIIVNVWLSYPLATILCLAALQTVPQEQIEASRVDGCTPRQSFFRIVVPTIRSTLLILVIMLTLLYFNMVTLVYTLTGGGPFSGTQVLSLQAFLQSFQFFKIGIGAAYSVVLFVLNIVFGVAYIRVLKGSNDG; encoded by the coding sequence GTGAGTCCGACATCCACCGTCGAGCCGCCGGCCCGGCTCGACCGACCGCCGACCCCGCCGGCGGGTCCGGCCGCCGGGGGGACGGTACGCCGCCGTCGGCTCGGGCGGATCGCCCTGTACCTGCCCGCGCTGGTCCTGGTCGCCCTGGTCTCGGTGGTACCGATCGGCTACGCGTTGCAGATCAGCCTGTACCGCACCCGTGGGCTGCGGATGGTCGAGTTCGTCGGCTGGGACAACTTCGCCACCGTGCTGGGCCCGGAGGGCTGGGCCGACATCGGGCGGACCTTCGCCTACGTGATCGTCTCGCTGCTGCTGGCCGTGCCGCTCGGCCTTGGCCTGGCGGTGCTGCTGAACAAGCCGATCCGGTACGTGCGGGTGTTCCGGGTGGTCATCCTGCTGCCCTGGGTGGTGTCCCAGACGGTCGCCGCACTGCTGTGGAAGTGGCTGCTCAACGGCCAGTACGGCCCGTTGCAGGGACTCTTCGGCGGCAGCGAGCCACTGGCCTCGCCGACCGGGTCGATGGCGGCGCTGATCATCGTCAACGTCTGGTTGAGCTACCCCCTGGCCACCATCCTCTGCCTGGCGGCGTTGCAGACCGTGCCGCAGGAGCAGATCGAGGCGTCCCGGGTCGACGGCTGCACCCCCCGGCAGTCGTTCTTCCGGATCGTGGTGCCGACCATCCGGTCCACCCTGCTGATCCTCGTGATCATGTTGACCCTGCTCTATTTCAACATGGTCACCCTGGTCTACACGCTCACCGGCGGCGGGCCCTTCTCCGGGACCCAGGTGCTGAGTCTCCAGGCGTTCCTCCAGTCCTTCCAGTTCTTCAAGATCGGCATCGGGGCCGCGTACAGCGTCGTGCTCTTCGTGCTGAACATCGTCTTCGGCGTGGCGTACATCCGGGTCCTCAAGGGGAGCAACGATGGCTGA
- a CDS encoding NuoB/complex I 20 kDa subunit family protein: MGIEEKLPAGVLLTSVEKLVNWSRKSSVWGATFGLACCAIEMMAAGGPHYDMGRWGMEVFRASPRQADLMIVAGRVSQKMAPVLRQIYDQMAEPRWVLSMGVCASSGGMFNNYAIVQGVDHVVPVDMYLPGCPPRPEMLIDAVLKLREKIGHEPLGPNGRKMLEARQARGDVPVVPYGSMPSSYRNDKARRAEWTKAVREGREEQLRIENWMKAQNHLQPHRGIK; encoded by the coding sequence ATGGGTATCGAGGAGAAACTTCCCGCTGGTGTCCTGCTCACCTCGGTGGAGAAGCTGGTCAACTGGTCCCGCAAGTCGTCGGTCTGGGGGGCCACCTTCGGCCTGGCCTGCTGCGCCATCGAGATGATGGCCGCCGGTGGCCCGCACTACGACATGGGCCGGTGGGGCATGGAGGTCTTCCGCGCCTCGCCCCGGCAGGCCGACCTGATGATCGTCGCCGGCCGGGTCAGCCAGAAGATGGCCCCGGTGCTGCGCCAGATCTACGACCAGATGGCCGAGCCCCGCTGGGTGCTGTCGATGGGCGTCTGCGCCAGCAGCGGCGGCATGTTCAACAACTACGCCATCGTGCAGGGCGTCGACCACGTCGTACCGGTCGACATGTACCTGCCGGGCTGCCCGCCCCGGCCGGAGATGCTCATCGACGCGGTGCTCAAGCTGCGCGAGAAGATCGGCCACGAGCCGCTCGGCCCGAACGGCCGCAAGATGCTGGAGGCCCGTCAGGCCCGCGGTGACGTGCCGGTCGTGCCGTACGGCTCGATGCCCTCGTCGTACCGCAACGACAAGGCCCGCCGCGCCGAGTGGACCAAGGCGGTCCGCGAGGGGCGCGAGGAGCAGCTGCGGATCGAGAACTGGATGAAGGCCCAGAACCACCTCCAGCCGCATCGGGGGATCAAATAA
- a CDS encoding DUF2267 domain-containing protein, with translation MTGVDPSSGEPPTEDDAAELVAQLRELAGADPADARQVVSEVLAALDRAAGGGLRAHLPEAIRRDVDAGIVTGGHH, from the coding sequence GTGACCGGAGTAGACCCGTCGAGCGGCGAGCCGCCCACCGAGGACGACGCCGCCGAGTTGGTGGCCCAGCTCAGGGAGTTGGCCGGGGCGGATCCGGCGGACGCCCGGCAGGTGGTCTCCGAGGTGTTGGCGGCGCTGGACCGTGCCGCCGGGGGCGGTCTGCGTGCGCATCTTCCCGAGGCGATCCGCCGGGACGTCGACGCGGGCATCGTCACCGGCGGTCACCACTGA
- a CDS encoding NADH-quinone oxidoreductase subunit D, giving the protein MSTSNYATERETTEGRVFTVTGGDWDEVVSGVDPISEGRIVVNMGPQHPSTHGVLRLILELEGETVREARSVVGYLHTGIEKNLEYRNWVQGSTFVTRMDYLAPIFNETAYSLAVEKLLGITDDITERANTIRVLMMELNRISSHLVWLATTGMELGAISIMLYGFREREYILDIFESITGLRMNHAYVRPGGVAQDVPDEAIVKIREFLKMMPKKLKEYEDLLSGQPIWLERTKNVAVLDVTGCLALGVTGPVLRSAGLAWDLRKTMPYCGYETYEFDVPTHPDGDVWGRYLVRMAEMRESLKLVEQALDRLKPGPVMVADRKIAWPAQLAIGVDGMGNSLEHVAKIMGQSMESLIHHFKLVTEGFRVPPGQVYVGIEAPRGELGVHAVSDGGTRPYRVHYREPSFVNLQALPAMAEGGLIADVIAGGASLDPVMGGCDR; this is encoded by the coding sequence GTGAGCACGTCCAACTACGCCACCGAGCGGGAGACCACCGAGGGGCGGGTCTTCACCGTCACCGGTGGGGACTGGGACGAGGTCGTCTCCGGTGTCGACCCGATCAGCGAGGGCCGGATCGTCGTCAACATGGGTCCGCAGCACCCGTCGACGCACGGCGTGCTCCGGCTCATCCTGGAGCTGGAGGGCGAGACGGTCCGGGAGGCCCGCTCGGTCGTCGGCTACCTGCACACCGGCATCGAGAAGAACCTCGAGTACCGCAACTGGGTGCAGGGTTCGACCTTCGTGACCCGGATGGACTACCTCGCGCCGATCTTCAACGAGACGGCGTACAGCCTGGCGGTGGAGAAGCTGCTCGGCATCACCGACGACATCACCGAGCGCGCCAACACCATCCGCGTGCTGATGATGGAGCTGAACCGGATCTCCTCGCACCTGGTCTGGCTGGCCACCACCGGCATGGAGTTGGGCGCGATCTCGATCATGCTGTACGGCTTCCGCGAGCGGGAGTACATCCTCGACATCTTCGAGAGCATCACCGGCCTGCGGATGAACCACGCGTACGTCCGGCCGGGCGGGGTGGCCCAGGACGTGCCGGACGAGGCGATCGTCAAGATCCGCGAGTTCCTCAAGATGATGCCGAAGAAGCTCAAGGAGTACGAGGACCTCCTCTCCGGGCAGCCGATCTGGCTGGAGCGGACCAAGAACGTCGCGGTGCTGGACGTCACCGGCTGCCTGGCGCTGGGCGTCACCGGCCCGGTGCTGCGCTCCGCCGGGCTCGCCTGGGACCTGCGCAAGACCATGCCGTACTGCGGCTACGAGACGTACGAGTTCGACGTGCCGACCCACCCGGACGGCGACGTCTGGGGCCGCTACCTGGTCCGGATGGCCGAGATGCGGGAGTCGCTGAAGCTGGTCGAGCAGGCCCTGGACCGGTTGAAGCCGGGCCCGGTGATGGTGGCCGACCGCAAGATCGCCTGGCCGGCGCAGCTGGCCATCGGCGTCGACGGCATGGGCAACTCGCTGGAGCACGTCGCCAAGATCATGGGCCAGTCGATGGAGTCCCTGATCCATCACTTCAAGCTGGTCACCGAGGGTTTCCGGGTGCCGCCCGGCCAGGTCTACGTCGGCATCGAGGCACCCCGGGGCGAGTTGGGCGTGCACGCGGTCTCCGACGGCGGCACCCGGCCGTACCGGGTGCACTACCGCGAGCCGAGCTTCGTCAACCTGCAGGCCCTCCCGGCGATGGCCGAGGGCGGCCTGATCGCCGACGTGATCGCCGGTGGCGCTTCGCTGGACCCCGTGATGGGCGGTTGTGACCGATGA
- a CDS encoding ABC transporter substrate-binding protein, which translates to MTIRLDRRRLLMLGVASLTVAGTNALAGCGSSDAAGDGPAELNLWTFLDPTGTDPRGKALKEIVDGFNSSQSAARVTVTSMNYAKIDGEVIRAANTGGGPDIVNVYTPQLAQHVEGGSIQPIDEYATDWLAETGSDYLFPIDSAKVDGKLMALPWESRVWLFWYRKDLLDKYGITPPTTLDEAVTAGAAIRKASGNKVTGFAVGLSEQSLGADFMEKFDPFTAALGGTVIGPDGKAAFASEAGAQALELIKKFADAGAMGREVLTMGADEVVNGVKAGTVAMAIEGSFRVASTRAADGVGENLVTMPAPGTTAGSRLPTAVAGQTLAMGANTEHPEQVWDFMKYYLSGESQAKFAAAGVLPVLGSVYDAPAVTSAANADELLQWRDYLAADGKVSRYPSDYSELSTNLVKSAQKMIFDGLAVPAGLSDVQNQYNQNRK; encoded by the coding sequence ATGACCATTCGTCTCGACCGGCGTCGGCTGCTGATGCTCGGCGTCGCCTCGCTCACCGTTGCCGGCACCAACGCCCTGGCCGGCTGCGGTTCCTCGGACGCCGCCGGCGACGGGCCGGCGGAGCTCAACCTCTGGACCTTCCTCGACCCGACCGGCACCGACCCCCGGGGCAAGGCGCTGAAGGAGATCGTCGACGGCTTCAACAGCAGCCAGAGCGCCGCCCGGGTCACCGTCACCAGCATGAACTACGCCAAGATCGACGGTGAGGTGATCCGCGCGGCGAACACCGGTGGCGGCCCCGACATCGTCAACGTCTACACCCCGCAGCTGGCCCAGCACGTCGAGGGCGGCAGCATCCAGCCGATCGACGAGTACGCCACCGACTGGCTGGCCGAGACCGGCTCCGACTACCTGTTCCCGATCGACAGCGCCAAGGTCGACGGCAAGCTGATGGCCCTGCCCTGGGAGTCGCGGGTCTGGCTGTTCTGGTACCGCAAGGACCTCCTGGACAAGTACGGCATCACCCCGCCGACCACCCTCGACGAGGCGGTCACCGCCGGGGCCGCCATCCGCAAGGCCTCCGGCAACAAGGTCACCGGCTTCGCCGTCGGCCTCTCCGAGCAGTCCCTCGGCGCGGACTTCATGGAGAAGTTCGACCCGTTCACCGCCGCCCTCGGTGGCACGGTCATCGGCCCCGACGGCAAGGCGGCCTTCGCCAGCGAGGCCGGCGCGCAGGCGCTGGAGCTGATCAAGAAGTTCGCCGACGCCGGGGCGATGGGCCGGGAGGTGCTCACCATGGGCGCCGACGAGGTGGTCAACGGGGTCAAGGCCGGCACCGTGGCGATGGCCATCGAGGGCAGCTTCCGGGTCGCCTCCACCCGGGCCGCCGACGGTGTCGGCGAGAACCTGGTCACCATGCCCGCCCCGGGTACGACGGCCGGCAGCCGGCTGCCCACCGCGGTGGCCGGGCAGACCCTCGCCATGGGAGCCAACACCGAGCACCCCGAGCAGGTGTGGGACTTCATGAAGTACTACCTCAGCGGCGAGTCGCAGGCGAAGTTCGCCGCCGCCGGGGTGCTGCCGGTGCTCGGCAGCGTCTACGACGCCCCGGCGGTCACCTCGGCCGCCAACGCCGACGAGCTGCTCCAGTGGCGGGACTACCTGGCCGCCGACGGCAAGGTGTCGCGCTACCCGTCGGACTACAGCGAACTCAGCACCAACCTGGTCAAGTCCGCCCAGAAGATGATCTTCGACGGGCTGGCCGTCCCGGCTGGGCTGAGCGACGTCCAGAACCAGTACAACCAGAACAGGAAGTGA
- a CDS encoding carbohydrate ABC transporter permease has translation MADTLTGRTAGTTGGPVATGASGGRRPADPVKRPSAPRQAGIYLGLVAASLFAVFPLLWGLSTSLKPESTVLSTPVRWIPETLTLENYRVVLFDSQIPLNLLSSVLVSVTTVGVTLLIAVPAAYSAARFRFRGKAGLLFFILMTSMVPGIAILVPLYYLAVRFGLYDTYLVMIIIYSAWQVPTIVWILRGFFESIPVDIEEAGRVDGTSAFGAFFRLVLPLAKPGLGAAAIITFVYVWNDYLIASTFVSDPDLRLISVGLYTYLTQYGTVWGQLTAAVMVTLLPMVIAFVLFERRLVAGLSAGASKG, from the coding sequence ATGGCTGACACCCTGACCGGCCGCACGGCCGGAACCACCGGCGGCCCGGTTGCCACCGGCGCGTCCGGCGGGCGGCGGCCGGCCGATCCGGTGAAGCGACCCAGCGCACCCCGGCAGGCGGGCATCTACCTGGGGCTGGTCGCCGCCTCGCTGTTCGCGGTCTTCCCGTTGCTATGGGGGCTGAGCACCTCGCTCAAACCGGAGTCGACAGTGCTCTCCACGCCGGTGCGCTGGATCCCGGAGACGCTCACCCTGGAGAACTACCGGGTGGTGCTCTTCGACTCGCAGATCCCGCTCAACCTGCTCAGCAGCGTGCTGGTAAGCGTCACCACGGTCGGCGTCACCCTGCTGATCGCGGTGCCGGCGGCGTACTCGGCGGCCCGCTTCCGGTTCCGGGGCAAGGCCGGACTGCTCTTCTTCATCCTGATGACCTCGATGGTGCCGGGGATCGCGATCCTGGTGCCGCTCTACTACCTGGCGGTGCGGTTCGGCCTCTACGACACGTACCTGGTAATGATCATTATCTACTCGGCCTGGCAGGTGCCGACAATCGTCTGGATCCTGCGCGGCTTCTTCGAGTCCATTCCGGTGGATATCGAGGAGGCCGGCCGGGTCGACGGGACCAGCGCCTTCGGTGCCTTCTTCCGGTTGGTCCTGCCGCTGGCCAAGCCCGGTCTGGGCGCGGCGGCGATCATCACCTTCGTCTACGTCTGGAACGACTACCTGATCGCCAGCACCTTCGTCAGCGATCCGGACCTGCGACTGATCTCGGTCGGCCTCTACACCTACCTCACCCAGTACGGCACGGTCTGGGGCCAGTTGACCGCCGCGGTCATGGTCACCCTGCTGCCGATGGTCATCGCCTTCGTCCTCTTCGAACGTCGTCTGGTCGCCGGTCTCTCCGCCGGTGCCAGCAAGGGCTGA
- a CDS encoding NADH-quinone oxidoreductase subunit C encodes MSAADEKRGPANVPVPVTPAGTSSTAPADYPPASPAGRGMFGIQGSGDTSGFGGLVRPKQPIEESPRPYGGYFDEVRDALEEAYPAFADAIEKVVVDRGELTLHVRAERIAEVCQVMRDDAALRFELCASVSGVDYLGADERRLHVVYQLTSMTYRRTVRLEVAVSAEQPHVPSVTAVYPTADWQEREAYDMFGVVFDGHPGLTRILMPDDWEGHPQRKDYPLGGVPVEYKGAEIPPPDKRRSYQ; translated from the coding sequence ATGAGTGCCGCTGACGAGAAGCGTGGTCCGGCGAACGTGCCGGTGCCGGTGACGCCGGCCGGGACGAGCAGCACCGCGCCGGCCGACTACCCGCCGGCCAGCCCGGCCGGTCGGGGCATGTTCGGCATCCAGGGCTCCGGCGACACCTCCGGCTTCGGCGGCCTGGTCCGCCCTAAGCAGCCGATCGAGGAGTCGCCCCGGCCGTACGGCGGTTACTTCGACGAGGTCCGCGACGCGCTGGAGGAGGCGTACCCGGCCTTCGCCGACGCCATCGAGAAGGTCGTGGTCGACCGGGGCGAGCTGACCCTGCACGTCCGCGCCGAGCGGATCGCCGAGGTCTGCCAGGTGATGCGGGACGACGCCGCGCTGCGCTTCGAGCTCTGCGCCTCGGTCTCCGGGGTGGACTACCTCGGTGCCGACGAGCGCCGGCTGCACGTGGTCTACCAGCTCACCTCGATGACGTACCGGCGGACGGTCCGGCTGGAGGTGGCGGTCAGCGCCGAGCAGCCGCACGTACCGTCGGTCACCGCCGTCTACCCGACGGCGGACTGGCAGGAGCGCGAGGCGTACGACATGTTCGGGGTGGTCTTCGACGGCCACCCGGGCCTGACCCGCATCCTCATGCCGGACGACTGGGAGGGTCACCCGCAGCGCAAGGACTACCCGCTCGGCGGCGTGCCCGTCGAGTACAAGGGCGCCGAGATCCCCCCGCCGGACAAGCGGAGGTCGTACCAGTGA
- a CDS encoding geranylgeranyl reductase family protein encodes MTAVENDADVIVVGAGPGGSATAYHLARHGVRVLLLEKTEFPREKVCGDGLTPRAVRQLIRMGVDTSTEAGWLQNRGLRVIGGGVRLELDWPDLASFPNYGLVRTRLDFDDLLAQRAVAAGAKLRTSVNVMGPVLDADDRVIGVEAEVGPDKAPAVFHAPVVVAADGVSGRFPLALGMTKREDRPIGVAVRRYYRSPARHDDNYLESWLELRAKGSDTLLPGYGWIFGLGDGRVNVGLGILNSSKAFGKTNYRRLLTDWLANTPEDWGMTDEANAEGPILGAALPMGFNRVPHYSRGVLLVGDSGGMVNPFNGEGIAYAMESGELAAEIAVQALARPAGAERERALLAYPQELKARFGGYYRLGGIFVKLIGKPEIMRLATKHGMPHPLLMRFVLKLLANLTDPRGGDAMDRVINAMTKAAPAV; translated from the coding sequence ATGACCGCGGTGGAGAACGACGCCGATGTGATCGTCGTGGGCGCCGGCCCCGGCGGCTCGGCGACCGCTTACCACCTGGCCCGACACGGCGTACGCGTGTTGTTGCTGGAGAAGACCGAGTTTCCCCGGGAGAAGGTCTGCGGCGACGGGTTGACGCCCCGCGCGGTGCGGCAGCTGATCCGGATGGGCGTGGACACCTCCACCGAGGCCGGCTGGCTGCAGAACCGTGGCCTGCGGGTGATCGGCGGCGGCGTACGGCTCGAACTCGACTGGCCCGACCTCGCCAGCTTCCCGAACTACGGCCTGGTCCGGACCCGGCTCGACTTCGACGATCTGCTCGCCCAGCGGGCCGTCGCGGCCGGGGCCAAGCTGCGCACCAGCGTCAACGTCATGGGTCCGGTGCTCGACGCCGACGACCGGGTGATCGGGGTCGAGGCCGAGGTGGGCCCGGACAAGGCACCCGCGGTCTTCCACGCTCCCGTGGTGGTGGCCGCCGACGGGGTCTCCGGCCGCTTCCCGCTCGCCCTCGGCATGACCAAGCGGGAGGACCGTCCGATCGGCGTGGCGGTGCGCCGCTACTACCGCTCGCCGGCCCGGCACGACGACAACTACCTGGAGTCCTGGCTGGAGCTGCGGGCCAAGGGCAGCGACACCCTGCTGCCCGGGTACGGCTGGATCTTCGGCCTCGGGGACGGCCGGGTCAACGTCGGCCTGGGCATCCTCAACTCCTCCAAGGCCTTCGGTAAGACCAACTACCGGCGGCTGCTCACCGACTGGCTGGCCAACACCCCCGAGGACTGGGGGATGACCGACGAGGCCAACGCCGAGGGCCCGATCCTCGGCGCGGCGCTGCCGATGGGCTTCAACCGGGTCCCGCACTACAGCCGGGGTGTCCTGCTGGTCGGCGACTCCGGCGGCATGGTCAACCCCTTCAACGGCGAGGGCATCGCGTACGCGATGGAGTCCGGCGAGTTGGCTGCGGAGATCGCGGTGCAGGCGCTGGCCCGGCCGGCCGGCGCCGAGCGGGAGCGCGCCCTGCTGGCGTACCCGCAGGAGCTGAAGGCCCGGTTCGGCGGCTACTACCGGCTCGGCGGCATCTTCGTGAAGCTGATCGGCAAGCCGGAGATCATGCGGTTGGCCACCAAGCACGGCATGCCGCACCCGCTGCTTATGCGCTTCGTGCTCAAGTTGCTGGCCAACCTGACCGACCCCCGGGGTGGGGACGCGATGGACCGGGTCATCAATGCGATGACGAAGGCGGCCCCCGCCGTGTGA
- a CDS encoding NADH-quinone oxidoreductase subunit A, with protein MSLSPYAPIIGLFALAAAFALFSVAAARLTGPRRLNKAKLEAYECGIEPSPQPVGGSRFPIKFYLTAMLFIVFDVEMIFLYPWAVSFDALPMFGFTAMLIFIGAIFVAYAYEWRRGGLDWD; from the coding sequence ATGTCGCTCTCGCCTTACGCACCCATCATCGGGCTGTTTGCCCTCGCCGCGGCGTTCGCGCTGTTTTCCGTGGCCGCCGCCCGTCTCACCGGCCCCCGTCGGCTCAACAAGGCAAAGCTCGAAGCGTACGAATGTGGCATCGAGCCCAGCCCGCAGCCGGTCGGCGGCAGCCGGTTCCCGATCAAGTTCTACCTGACCGCGATGCTCTTCATCGTCTTCGACGTGGAGATGATCTTCCTTTACCCGTGGGCGGTCTCGTTCGACGCGCTGCCGATGTTCGGGTTCACGGCGATGCTCATCTTCATCGGTGCGATCTTCGTCGCGTACGCCTACGAATGGCGTCGCGGCGGCCTGGACTGGGACTGA
- a CDS encoding FAD-dependent oxidoreductase, which translates to MAFPTPQPEPNRCYDVIVVGGGPSGFIAAIAAARQGARTLLVEKYGFLGGMATSAALGPISPFHFGDEQVIQGIPQEFVDRMVSLGGSTGHLRTTNPHGSGAYLCFYDRETYKWAALTLALEAGVTPLFHSFVSGATVDGDTLTGIRVTNKSGTLAYRAKVVVDATGDGDVAALAGAEFVLGRGGDDRAAQPSTMMFDMAGVDTRAVKEYMDTHPEEFEWASELVAVRPYAAHLPQRHFVGQGLKSLVQRGLDSGELYLGRDSVLFLTTTHPGVLHFNSTRIQGIDGTDADSLTRGEVDGRRQVMSLSEYLVRHMPGFADARLIATGTQIGIRESRHILGEHVLTGEEVVRGTKVADVVSRGYFPIDIHNLKGKQGYGDDPDVGTWGDLDDSYDIPYRCLVPRRLDGLVIAGRTISATHEAHGSFRTQGGVMGIGQAAGTAAAVAALDGVQPRKVDVPRLQAALTAQGASLCRDPEQVRAQREAAVAAVRRELAAGRISTRYLADAGTFTGAVPRL; encoded by the coding sequence GTGGCCTTCCCCACGCCCCAACCCGAACCGAACCGCTGCTACGACGTCATCGTCGTGGGTGGTGGCCCCTCGGGGTTCATCGCCGCCATCGCGGCGGCCCGTCAGGGAGCCCGCACCCTCCTGGTCGAGAAGTACGGCTTCCTCGGCGGCATGGCCACCAGCGCGGCCCTCGGCCCGATCTCCCCCTTCCACTTCGGCGACGAGCAGGTCATCCAGGGCATCCCGCAGGAGTTCGTGGACCGGATGGTGTCGCTCGGCGGCAGCACCGGACACCTGCGCACCACCAACCCCCACGGCAGTGGCGCGTACCTGTGCTTCTACGACCGGGAGACGTACAAGTGGGCGGCGCTGACCCTCGCCCTGGAGGCCGGGGTCACCCCGCTGTTCCACTCCTTCGTCAGCGGGGCGACCGTGGACGGCGACACCCTCACCGGGATCCGGGTGACCAACAAGTCCGGCACCCTGGCGTACCGGGCCAAGGTCGTGGTCGACGCCACCGGCGACGGTGACGTCGCCGCCCTGGCTGGGGCGGAGTTCGTGCTGGGACGCGGCGGCGACGACCGGGCCGCCCAGCCCAGCACCATGATGTTCGACATGGCCGGGGTGGACACCCGGGCGGTGAAGGAGTACATGGACACCCACCCGGAGGAGTTCGAGTGGGCCTCGGAGCTGGTGGCGGTCCGGCCCTACGCGGCCCACCTGCCCCAGCGGCACTTCGTCGGGCAGGGGTTGAAGTCCCTGGTCCAGCGCGGTTTGGACAGTGGTGAGCTGTACCTCGGCCGGGACAGCGTGCTCTTCCTGACCACCACCCATCCCGGGGTGCTGCACTTCAACAGCACCCGGATCCAGGGCATCGACGGCACCGACGCGGACAGCCTGACCCGGGGCGAGGTGGACGGCCGCCGCCAGGTGATGTCGCTGTCGGAGTACCTGGTCCGGCACATGCCGGGCTTCGCCGACGCCCGCCTCATCGCGACCGGCACCCAGATCGGCATCCGGGAGAGCCGGCACATCCTGGGTGAGCACGTGCTCACCGGCGAGGAGGTGGTCCGGGGCACGAAGGTGGCCGACGTGGTTTCCCGGGGCTACTTCCCGATCGACATCCACAACCTCAAGGGCAAGCAGGGGTACGGCGACGACCCCGACGTGGGCACCTGGGGGGACCTGGACGACTCGTACGACATCCCGTACCGCTGCCTGGTGCCGCGCCGGCTGGACGGCCTGGTCATCGCGGGACGGACCATCTCCGCCACGCACGAGGCGCACGGCTCGTTCCGGACCCAGGGCGGCGTGATGGGCATCGGCCAGGCGGCCGGTACGGCGGCGGCGGTGGCCGCCCTCGACGGGGTGCAGCCGCGCAAGGTCGACGTGCCCCGGCTCCAGGCGGCCCTGACGGCCCAGGGTGCCTCCCTGTGCCGGGACCCGGAGCAGGTACGCGCCCAGCGGGAGGCGGCGGTGGCGGCGGTCCGCCGGGAGTTGGCGGCCGGACGGATCTCCACCCGGTATCTGGCCGACGCCGGCACCTTCACCGGCGCGGTGCCCCGCCTCTGA